Within Bacteroidetes Order II. bacterium, the genomic segment GGGGTTATTAACCACTTGGCTTACCGAACTACTCCGGAACCGAGGGCGGGTGAATGAAGACGCAGCGATGGGAACGGTTTTCACCTTCCTCTTTGCTGTTGGGGTTATCCTTATTTCGCTGTTCAGCCGACAGGTGGATCTAGACCAAGACTGTGTGCTCTATGGCGAGATTGCCTATGTGCCTTTAGACGTCGAGACCTATTGGGGTTTCACCCTGCCTCGGGCTTTTTGGCAAACGGGCGGGGTCCTACTCTTTGTCTTGGCATTTGTGGGATTGGGATACAAAGAACTCAAGCTCTGCGCCTTCGATCCGGCCTATGCGGCATCTGTTGGAATCTCGACGGTCTTCTGGCATTATGCCCTCATGAGTGTCGTTTCGTTGGTCACGGTTTCTTCGTTCGAGAGTGTGGGGGCCATTTTGGTGGTGGCCCTCATTGTAGCCCCGCCAGCGACAGCCTTCTTGCTTACCGATAAATTGGGTTGGCTATTGGGCATTGCCATCGGAATTGGTAGCCTCTCATCCGTATTGGGATATTATATGGCTGCTTATTATAATGCCTCTATTGCTGGCGGGATTACCGTTGTGCTGGGTGCGTTGTTTCTGTTAGCCTTCTTGTTCGCTCCCGAGAACGGACTGTTTATCCGATGGCGCAAAGACCGTAAGACACCGCCAAACCTCGTCGCAGAACCTTCACGCTGAATCAACGTGGCTTTCGTAAGGGCTTCCGTAACTTTCTCTTTCAGAAATTACTTACAAACCAAGCGAACCCTTTAATCTTGTTCATAAATAACATACATTTATGTCTGTCAAATTTAATGCGGAAGACGTCTATCAATTTGAGTCGTTATTGTCTGAAGAGCAAAGCCTGATTATGCAGGCCGCCCGCGATTATGCCCAGCAGTATTTAGAACCTCGTGCACTGAAAGGCAATCAGGAGGGGTATTTTGATCCCGAAATTCCAAAAGAAATGGGCGAGCGCGGCTTGCTCGGGGCCACCATTCCCGAAACTTATGGAGGCTTGGGCGCGGGTTATACCGCCTATGGCCTGATTGCACGTGAAGTAGAACGGGTGGACTCCGCGTACCGGAGCTTCATGTCTGTACAATCTTCGCTGGTGATGTGGCCGATCTATAAATTCGGGACGGAAGAACAAAAGCAACGCTTTTTAACCAAACTCGCAACGGCGGAACTGATTGGCTGTTTTGGTCTTACGGAACCGGATCATGGTTCCGATCCCGCTTCGATGGTGACAAATGCCCGTAAAACCGAGGGTGGATGGCGGCTTAATGGAGCCAAAATGTGGATCACCAATGCGCCCATCGCCGATATTGCGGTGGTCTGGGCAAAGGCCAAGGAGCATGAAAACGATCCAGGGGTGATTCGTGGATTTATCGTAGAACGTAGTTTTAAAGGATTTTCTACCCCAAAAATCCAGCATAAAATGTCACTTCGTGCCTCCGAAACAGGCGAAATTGTCCTCGAAGACTGCTTTGTGCCCGATGAAAACGTGTTTCCAGAGATCCGTGGCCTCAAAGGGCCTTTTACCTGTCTAAACAGTGCGCGTTACGGCATCGTTTGGGGCACCCTGGGGGCAGCAGAAAACTGTTATTTCCGTGCCAAAAAATACGTCTCCGAGCGCCACCAATTTGGATACCCGCTTGCAGCAAACCAACTCGTCCAAACCAAATTGGCGAACATGGCCACCGAGATCACGGCCATGCAATTGTTCGCCTGGCGCTTGGGCAATCTCCACGACCTAGGCCAAAGTACACCGCCACAAATCTCGTTGGCCAAACGCTATAACTGTGGAAAAGCCCTCGAAATTGCCCGTATCTCCCGAGACATGCTCGGCGGAAATGGAACCAGCGGCGAGTTCCGGGTGATTCACCACGCCGTTAACCTCGAAAGTGTCAATACCTACGAAGGTACTTACGACATACATGGATTGATTTTGGGGCGCGAAATTACGGGCATCCAGTCGTTTCAACCGCGCGGAAATGATGTAACATAATTCCCATAACCACACGCTTTCAAGTCCTTTGCCTTGCAGAGGACTTTTTTTACACCTTTAAAATTCGTATAACAAAATGTGGCTACAATTGAGGCAAATACCAAAAAAGCTATCGTATGGTCTTTTTAGGACATAATGACAAATTACCCATCCATAGAAAAAACCCATACGGTGTAATCAACTAAATTTTCTCTCCAAAAGTCTTCAAAAGTGTACCCGGTCGGCTCCGTAATTTAGCCGTACCGTCTTCGCTGGAGGTCAATATAAACCTGTTATCGAAAGAGGATTTCGCCTGATTGATCTCGTCAGAATGCCCCGACAGCATAGTAACAGATTTTCCGTTTAGGTTTCATAATACCACCGTATGAATGTACCCTCGGAGCCGACTGTGATAAAACGACGATTATCCAGCGAAAAAACCACCTCATTAACCCTCTTTACGTGTACGTAAATGGTGTCAAGTATTTCACCTTTTTCATTCCATAAAAAAACCAGATTATCACCACTACCCGAAAGCACGTATTTTCCATTAGAGAATTATGTAATGCCTAAGATGTGGGTTCTTTGTACTCTATTAAACGTTTGGCAATGACACAAAATTGACTCTTTACTGAACCAAGTGCCAAGACGGTCATCACAAGAAATGGTATATTTTCTTCATCATATTGGTTTATATGGCTATCTGAGTAATGACAAATTTGATTTACGATATATTGGAAAAATATTAGGTATAAACGCCTCGTTGGTATTTAAACTAACGAGGCGTTTTTTATATAGGAAGCGTTTCAGGGCTTTTATTTATTTAGCCAAACTAACTTTTCGGGTGGCGTTAAAGGACTCGCCTAAGATACGGATAAAATACAAGCCCGAAGCCCAAGCGCTTCCATCCAACCGAAAGGCATGGGTTTCCTGCCCCGCCAAACGTCCACTAAAGACCTGTCCAACTTCCCGCCCCAGCAGGTTATAGACCCGAATTTGCACGTTTTGGGTACGGGCAACCGTTAAGGTAAACTGGGTTTGGGGATTAAATGGATTGGGGTAAGCTTCCGAAAGGGCAAACGTATCTGCAAGTTGGATACGCACCTCAAAAGGTCTGCCATGCGTAGCCACGCCGTTTAAGCTATATTCTGTAATGCGAAACGCATGCGTCCCATAAGCCAAGTTTGGAATAGACAGTTGGTAGTCTTGGGGCCTATGGGGGTTACCTGCGCTTTGAATTCGTTGCAAAACTTCCCAGCCCGTCGCTGTTTGGCGCTCTATTACAAAGTAGTCGCTATTGATTTCTTGGGCGGTTCGCCACGAAATCGTGGCCGTTTGCCCTGTAATCTGCGTTTGAA encodes:
- a CDS encoding metal ABC transporter permease, producing MSMEFEIIFTAAMVATACALVGTFMMLRKMTMLADAISHAVLPGIVLAFLLTGSRNILPMLIGAGLLGLLTTWLTELLRNRGRVNEDAAMGTVFTFLFAVGVILISLFSRQVDLDQDCVLYGEIAYVPLDVETYWGFTLPRAFWQTGGVLLFVLAFVGLGYKELKLCAFDPAYAASVGISTVFWHYALMSVVSLVTVSSFESVGAILVVALIVAPPATAFLLTDKLGWLLGIAIGIGSLSSVLGYYMAAYYNASIAGGITVVLGALFLLAFLFAPENGLFIRWRKDRKTPPNLVAEPSR
- a CDS encoding acyl-CoA dehydrogenase, whose protein sequence is MSVKFNAEDVYQFESLLSEEQSLIMQAARDYAQQYLEPRALKGNQEGYFDPEIPKEMGERGLLGATIPETYGGLGAGYTAYGLIAREVERVDSAYRSFMSVQSSLVMWPIYKFGTEEQKQRFLTKLATAELIGCFGLTEPDHGSDPASMVTNARKTEGGWRLNGAKMWITNAPIADIAVVWAKAKEHENDPGVIRGFIVERSFKGFSTPKIQHKMSLRASETGEIVLEDCFVPDENVFPEIRGLKGPFTCLNSARYGIVWGTLGAAENCYFRAKKYVSERHQFGYPLAANQLVQTKLANMATEITAMQLFAWRLGNLHDLGQSTPPQISLAKRYNCGKALEIARISRDMLGGNGTSGEFRVIHHAVNLESVNTYEGTYDIHGLILGREITGIQSFQPRGNDVT